The Proteiniborus ethanoligenes genome includes the window GGCTTAGAAATAGGAAAATCACTAGTTGAAGACGATAAGCTAGATTTAGCTAAAGAGCTAATACAAAAGGCAAAAGAAAAAAATGTAAACCTTATACTACCTGTAGATATAGTAGTAGCTAGTGAATTTAATAATGAAGCCCAGTTTAAAACTGTTAGTATAGATAATATACCTGAAGATATGATGGGACTAGATATTGGTGAAAAGACGATAGAAGGCTTTTCAAAGGTAATAAAAGAAGCTAAGACTATTCTGTGGAATGGACCTATGGGAGTATTTGAAATGCCTAACTTTGCTAAGGGAACTAATGCTATAGCAAAGGCAATGTCAGAGGCTGAAGGAATAACTATTGTCGGTGGAGGAGATAGTGCGGCTGCAGTAGAGCAAACAGGACTAGATAGCAAAATGACACATATATCTACAGGAGGAGGAGCATCCCTAGAGTTTTTTGAGGGAAAAATCCTTCCTGGTATTGCTGCAATAGACAATAAGTAAAAAGGGAGGTAGCATGATGAGAACGCCTATTATAGCTGGTAATTGGAAGATGAACAAGACTATAGAGGAAGCTATAGATTTAGTTAAAGAGATAAAGAGCGGATTAAAAAAAGATGTAGAAACAGTTGTATGTGTTCCATTTACCACATTAAGTCAGGTGAAAAAAGAAATAGAAGGTACAGAGCTAAAAATCGGAGCACAAAATATGCATTGGGAAGAAAGTGGAGCTTTTACAGGAGAAATATCTCCTTTAATGCTTAAAGAAATTGGAGTAGATTATGTGATAATAGGTCACTCTGAAAGAAGACAATATTTTGGAGAAACGGACGAGATAGTAAACAAAAAAACAAAGGCTGCTTTAAAGCATAATATAAATCCTATAGTATGTGTAGGTGAAACCTTAGCACAAAGAGAAAAGAATATTCATAAAGAACTAGTAGAATCTCAAATACTAAAAGCTTTAGACCATATAGATGATGAGGAAGTTATTAAGATAGTTATTGCATATGAGCCAATATGGGCAATAGGCACAGGTAAAACAGCTACAAGTGAAGAAGCTAATGATATGATATCATTCATAAGAAATATACTGCGAGATAAATATAGTCAAGACATATCAGAAAAAGTTAGAATACAGTATGGCGGTAGTGTTAAATCCAGCAATATCGCTGAAATAATGAGTCAATCAGATATTGATGGGGCACTTGTAGGAGGAGCCAGCTTAAAGTCAGACGAATTTATTAAGCTAATTAGGTTCTAGTAAGGAGATGCAAATATGACGAAAAACTTAGTGGCTATTATTATATTAGACGGTTGGGGATTAGGGAAGAAATACGAAGGGAATGCAATATTAAAGGCCTACACTCCTAACTATAGAATGTTAACAGAAAATTATCCAAGTACTACATTAGAAGCTAGTGGATTATCCGTAGGTCTTCCTGCTGGGCAAATGGGTAATTCTGAAGTAGGGCATTTAAATATAGGTGCTGGTAGAATTGTATATCAAGAGTTAACTAGGATAACTAAATCAATAGAAAATGAAGAGTTTTTTAGTAAAGAAGAATTTTTAAAAGCTATAGAAAATTGTAAAGAGAATACTTCAAAACTACACTTGTTTGGACTTTTATCAGATGGAGGAGTTCATAGTCACAACACTCATTTATATGCTCTGCTAGAGCTTGCTAAAAAACATGGCTTAAAAGAAGTATATGTACACTGCTTCTTGGATGGTAGAGATGTGCCACCTCAAAGTGGAAAAAGGTATCTAGAGGAGTTGGAGAGTAAACTAGATGAAATAGGAGTTGGAAGGATTGCTACTGTTTCGGGAAGATATTATGCAATGGATAGAGATAAAAGATGGGATAGAGTTCAGCTTGCTTATGATGCTTTAATACTTGGAAAGGGTATAACAGCAGGCTCAGCATTAGAGATTATTAATAAATCCTATGCAGATAATATAACAGATGAATTCGTAGTACCATCTGTTATATTCAACAATAATAAGCCTATAGCAACAGTAGAGGATAAGGACTCTGTAATATTCTTTAATTTCAGACCAGATAGAGCAAGAGAGCTTACTAGAGCTTTTGTAGACACAGAATTTGAAGGTTTTGAGCGTAGCAAGAAAGTCAATACTTACTATGTATGTATGACGCAATACGACAAAACCATAGAAAATGTCCAAGTAGCTTATAAACCCCAATCCCATACAAACACATTAGGAGAGTATATAAGCTCATTAGGCATGAAGCAGCTTAGAATTGCAGAAACAGAAAAATATGCCCACGTTACATTCTTTTTTAATGGTGGGGTCGAAAAACCTAACGAAGGAGAGGAAAGAGTGCTTATACCTTCTCCTAAAGTAGCTACATATGATTTAAAACCAGAAATGAGTGCAATAGAAGTAAAAGAGGAAGTAATAAGAAGAATTAAGAGTAAGGAATATAATTTTATTGTGCTGAACTTTGCTAATCCAGATATGGTAGGCCATACTGGAGATGTTAGTGCAGCAATAAAGGCTGTAGAAACTGTTGATTCATGTCTAGGTGAGATAGTGAAAGAAATACAGAATCATAATGGAAAGGTACTTATTACAGCGGACCATGGGAATGCTGAAGAAATGATAGAGGAAGAAACAGGCGGCACACTTACTGCACATACAGTAAACAGAGTTCCATGTATCATTGTAGGAGAAGGAAATGTAAAGCTTAGAGAGGGTATTTTAGCAGATATAGCACCTACTCTTTTAGATATGATGGAGGTAAACATTCCCCGGGAAATGACTGGGAAATCATTAATTATTAAGTAAGGGAGCTGAACAATAGTGTAACGATAGTTTAACTACTGCTCCACTTAGTTATATTAGTGTCATTCTGAGCATTTGGGAAGAATCTAAATTTTAAAAGAAAAATAAGGAGGATAACAAACATGACAATGATAACTGATATTTATGCAAGAGAAATACTTGATTCAAGAGGGAATCCAACAGTTGAAGTTGAAGTTTGGACAGAAAGTGACTCATTTGGAAGAGCAGCAGTACCATCAGGTGCATCAACGGGAGCCTTTGAGGCAGTAGAATTAAGAGATAACGATAAAGAAAGATATCTAGGCAAAGGTGTAATGGAAGCAGTAAACAATGTTAATAATATAATAGCACCAGAAATCATAGGAATGGATGCAATTGATCAAGTCGCTATAGATATGAAGCTTATAGAGCTAGAC containing:
- the tpiA gene encoding triose-phosphate isomerase translates to MRTPIIAGNWKMNKTIEEAIDLVKEIKSGLKKDVETVVCVPFTTLSQVKKEIEGTELKIGAQNMHWEESGAFTGEISPLMLKEIGVDYVIIGHSERRQYFGETDEIVNKKTKAALKHNINPIVCVGETLAQREKNIHKELVESQILKALDHIDDEEVIKIVIAYEPIWAIGTGKTATSEEANDMISFIRNILRDKYSQDISEKVRIQYGGSVKSSNIAEIMSQSDIDGALVGGASLKSDEFIKLIRF
- the gpmI gene encoding 2,3-bisphosphoglycerate-independent phosphoglycerate mutase → MTKNLVAIIILDGWGLGKKYEGNAILKAYTPNYRMLTENYPSTTLEASGLSVGLPAGQMGNSEVGHLNIGAGRIVYQELTRITKSIENEEFFSKEEFLKAIENCKENTSKLHLFGLLSDGGVHSHNTHLYALLELAKKHGLKEVYVHCFLDGRDVPPQSGKRYLEELESKLDEIGVGRIATVSGRYYAMDRDKRWDRVQLAYDALILGKGITAGSALEIINKSYADNITDEFVVPSVIFNNNKPIATVEDKDSVIFFNFRPDRARELTRAFVDTEFEGFERSKKVNTYYVCMTQYDKTIENVQVAYKPQSHTNTLGEYISSLGMKQLRIAETEKYAHVTFFFNGGVEKPNEGEERVLIPSPKVATYDLKPEMSAIEVKEEVIRRIKSKEYNFIVLNFANPDMVGHTGDVSAAIKAVETVDSCLGEIVKEIQNHNGKVLITADHGNAEEMIEEETGGTLTAHTVNRVPCIIVGEGNVKLREGILADIAPTLLDMMEVNIPREMTGKSLIIK